From Theileria annulata chromosome 1, complete sequence, *** SEQUENCING IN PROGRESS ***, one genomic window encodes:
- a CDS encoding uncharacterized protein (1 probable transmembrane helix predicted for TA18870 by TMHMM2.0 at aa 5-27;~Signal anchor predicted for TA18870 by SignalP 2.0 HMM (Signal peptide probability 0.201, signal anchor probability 0.796) with cleavage site probability 0.081 between residues 25 and 26), giving the protein MGKVSIIASLVVGFVVISIICLSVGLIYRNKKAKVDTPATEIIWSFHLENDSDLKLKGNLDVIDVNILKTEDYSVGAYNANVNSIEHEFPTAKLTGWTHTYQEPLMIQKFVVESNEVNFLKVEPISGFTVFNNQDTGDFVTIWHDEEFHHYSPKGQLLSIGPFPFANGDDSINPNDLEIPTKISKPESEVDSTTDTELDSDLDATYMIKEPEVEPDIELDSDLDATYMIKEPEPKPLLNNMYPDVLTTGWTLDELDKSKKPDDVSFDTASGFPSGWHDNSDIVKEPEPKPLLNNMYPDVLTTGWTLDELDKSKKPDDVSFDTAAGFPSGWHDNIDIVEVPETFVNILPQMNLTKEDLVFDLSVITLATEETPYKIIQGDDELNIKKHKVDDVFKKYSCSVTNDRTFKPQIRHFLSNFELKCENVSEFELYVGEYDEPLCIRLKDQTGFKTYVHRGNNKWESLNVQELNTNILDEQYLLLRDDITMIDFSKKSGSYKFGNYKVEVTEPSASLPESDPSSSDTNLYPGFKAYIHTIYNDTGSSVDFTSVRVHRFKYGELSLTGFMRNFLIRKLYVYFWEPELTKPIYIRMFAHLGFLNYFGYPHYNLQTDTSMFTYYLTLANFEVNNVLAINLSRHDSYDFEGGISPYPTRNQLTVKRQEDSPLKPFRRCVHTLTVDGVNKPFSILKFINEPNLSVDQTKVSSLEAYYHNKHLNKPLLVILNGSVRQKFYKLEDNGYVSMDNLIVDLKNTLKYLVYHNYKYLKIDVSKMTNYHYTGESNTSSLPDANIKVSVDEVQLSEFFKFTHSLKLDNIQSKFRLIALDGADITFDDPELTSVDSYFLTKDKPIPLIVVLRGAVDVAYVYKRKRYLREQIDTSNPLDVLRRLAHQNFDSLYLKLDQTSSYYDQQQDGFSVTVSNVYTSHQGYKHYVHTFETPNEPLKKYNNVIFLNANNYFHLKIDESHYIKANVYIDNNNFPSIVSLIDDKGTTCNFIFHDNVYKKAKDDSVNTKLSSGSQT; this is encoded by the coding sequence ATGGGAAAAGTTTCTATTATCGCATCATTAGTCGTTGGATTTGTAGTTATCTCAATCATCTGTTTGTCTGTTGGATTGATTTATAGGAATAAAAAGGCTAAAGTTGATACTCCTGCCACTGAAATTATTTGGTCCTTCCACTTAGAAAATGATTCTGACTTGAAACTTAAAGGCAATCTCGATGTTATTGACGTAAACATTCTTAAAACAGAGGACTATTCCGTGGGTGCGTATAATGCTAATGTTAATAGTATTGAGCATGAATTTCCTACAGCCAAACTCACTGGATGGACTCACACATATCAAGAACCTCTCATGATACAGAAATTTGTTGTTGAATCCAATGAGGTCAACTTTTTAAAAGTTGAACCTATTTCTGGTTTCACTGTTTTCAATAATCAAGATACAGGTGACTTTGTAACAATTTGGCATGATGAAGAATTTCATCACTATTCTCCCAAGGGACAACTTCTTTCAATAGGTCCATTCCCATTTGCAAATGGAGATGATTCAATCAATCCAAATGATCTAGAAATACCTACAAAAATTTCTAAACCTGAATCAGAAGTTGATTCTACTACTGATACTGAACTTGATTCGGATTTGGATGCTACCTACATGATTAAAGAACCTGAAGTTGAACCTGATATTGAACTTGATTCGGATTTGGATGCTACCTACATGATTAAAGAACCTGAACCTAAACCACTTCTCAATAATATGTATCCAGATGTATTAACAACTGGATGGACTCTTGATGAATTAgataaatctaaaaaacCTGATGATGTTAGTTTTGATACTGCTAGTGGATTTCCTTCTGGATGGCATGATAATAGTGATATAGTTAAAGAACCTGAACCTAAACCACTTCTCAATAATATGTATCCAGATGTATTAACAACTGGATGGACTCTTGATGAATTAgataaatctaaaaaacCTGATGATGTTAGTTTTGATACTGCTGCTGGATTTCCTTCTGGATGGCatgataatattgatatagTTGAAGTACCAGAAACTTTTGTCAATATTCTCCCTCAAATGAATCTCACTAAAGAAGATTTAGTTTTTGATCTCTCTGTTATTACTCTTGCTACTGAGGAAACTCCTTATAAGATTATACAAGGAGATGATGAATTGAACATTAAGAAGCACAAGGTTGATGATGTTTTTAAGAAATACAGCTGTTCAGTCACTAACGACAGGACATTTAAACCTCAAATTAGACATTTCCTCTCTAATTTCGAACTCAAATGTGAAAACGTTTCTGAATTTGAGCTTTATGTTGGTGAATACGATGAACCATTGTGTATTAGATTAAAAGATCAGACTGGATTTAAGACCTATGTCCATAGAGGAAACAACAAATGGGAATCCCTTAATGTTCAAGAGTTGAATACAAATATTCTTGATGAACAGTACCTTTTGCTAAGGGATGATATTACAATGATTGACTTTTCCAAAAAATCAGGGAGTTACAAATTTGGTAATTATAAGGTAGAAGTGACTGAACCCAGTGCATCTCTACCAGAATCTGACCCTAGTTCATCCgatacaaatttataccCTGGATTCAAAGCATATATTCATACTATTTATAATGATACTGGTAGTTCAGTTGACTTCACCAGTGTCAGGGTTCATAGGTTCAAATATGGAGAACTCTCTCTTACTGGATTTATGCGTAATTTCTTAATACGTAAATTATACGTTTATTTCTGGGAGCCGGAATTAACAAAACCAATTTATATAAGGATGTTTGCACATCTTGGTTTTTTAAACTACTTTGGTTATCCTCATTACAATCTACAAACAGACACTTCTATGTTCACTTATTACTTAACACTTGCTAACTTTGAAGTGAATAATGTTCTGGCTATCAATCTATCAAGACATGATTCATACGATTTTGAGGGTGGTATTTCACCTTATCCAACTCGAAATCAATTAACAGTGAAACGTCAGGAGGATTCTCCTCTTAAGCCTTTCAGGAGATGTGTTCATACCCTTACTGTAGACGGTGTTAATAAACCATTTAGcattttaaagtttatCAACGAACCTAACCTGAGTGTAGACCAAACCAAAGTTTCGTCATTGGAAGCATATTATCACAATAAACATTTGAATAAACCACTTTTGGTCATTTTGAATGGATCAGTAAGACAGAAATTTTATAAGCTCGAGGATAATGGTTATGTATCTATGGATAACCTTAttgttgatttaaaaaacacCTTGAAATATTTGGTATATcataattacaaatatcTCAAAATTGATGTTTCAAAAATGACCAATTATCATTACACAGGAGAATCAAATACATCTTCATTACCAGATGCCAATATTAAGGTATCCGTCGATGAGGTCCAATTGAGTGAATTCTTTAAGTTTACTCACAGTCTTAAGCTAGACAATATTCAATCTAAATTTAGATTAATTGCATTGGATGGTGCTGATATTACTTTTGATGATCCAGAATTAACAAGTGTAGATTCTTACTTTCTTACCAAAGATAAGCCCATTCCCTTAATTGTCGTTCTTAGAGGCGCCGTGGATGTTGCTTATGTTTATAAAAGAAAAAGATACCTTAGAGAACAAATTGACACCTCTAATCCATTGGATGTTTTGAGAAGGCTAGCACATCAGAATTTTGATTCActttatttgaaattagATCAAACTTCTAGTTACTATGACCAACAACAGGATGGGTTTAGTGTAACTGTCTCTAATGTATATACATCCCATCAAGGGTATAAACATTATGTTCACACATTTGAAACCCCCAATGAGCCacttaaaaaatacaacaaTGTAATATTTCTCAATGCGAATAATTACTTTCATCTTAAAATAGATGAAAGTCATTATATAAAAGCAAACGTCTATATTgataacaataattttcCATCCATTGTCTCACTTATTGACGACAAAGGAACTACATgcaatttcattttccATGATAATGTTTATAAAAAGGCAAAGGATGATAGTGTAAATACAAAACTTTCCTCTGGTAGTCAAACCTGA